Proteins from one Mesorhizobium sp. M9A.F.Ca.ET.002.03.1.2 genomic window:
- the nusB gene encoding transcription antitermination factor NusB → MSEPASPGQPAARHANKRGAARLAAVQALYQMDVAGSGIFEITAEYEAFRLGKEVDGALYREADAQWFRAILAGVVENQKTIDPIIRQALTEDWPLSRLDSTLRAILRAGVYELMKREDVPVAVIVSEYVDIAKAFYEEDEPKLVNAVLDRVSRRVRGEGRGKDAS, encoded by the coding sequence GTGAGCGAACCCGCATCACCCGGCCAACCCGCGGCACGCCACGCCAACAAGCGCGGCGCTGCCCGTCTGGCCGCCGTGCAGGCGCTCTATCAGATGGATGTGGCCGGCAGCGGCATCTTCGAGATCACCGCCGAATACGAGGCGTTCAGGCTTGGCAAGGAAGTCGACGGCGCGCTCTATCGCGAGGCGGACGCGCAATGGTTTCGCGCCATCCTCGCCGGCGTGGTCGAGAACCAGAAGACCATCGATCCGATCATCCGCCAGGCGCTGACCGAGGACTGGCCGTTGTCCAGGCTCGATTCGACGCTGCGCGCCATCCTGCGCGCCGGCGTCTACGAACTGATGAAGCGAGAGGACGTGCCGGTGGCCGTCATCGTTTCGGAATATGTCGATATCGCCAAGGCGTTTTACGAAGAAGACGAGCCGAAGCTGGTCAATGCGGTGCTCGATCGCGTGTCGCGCCGGGTGCGCGGCGAGGGGCGCGGCAAGGACGCTTCATGA
- a CDS encoding winged helix DNA-binding protein has product MINSRPAAKTANVSDDRREAIRSLYMESLQLVERLHRRLLDVIKDEFDRNGRSDINAIQALLLFNIGNSELTAGELRSRGYYLGSNVSYNLKKLVDLGFINHQRSRIDRRSVRVSLTPKGNAVAEVVAGLYERHVGSIEQVGGINTEEFKQMNRALQRLDRFWNDTIAYRM; this is encoded by the coding sequence ATGATCAATTCCCGTCCGGCGGCGAAGACCGCCAACGTATCTGACGACCGCCGCGAGGCGATCCGTTCGCTGTACATGGAATCGCTGCAGCTGGTGGAGCGGCTGCACCGCCGTCTGCTTGACGTGATCAAGGACGAATTCGACCGCAACGGCCGTTCCGACATCAACGCCATCCAGGCGCTGCTGCTCTTCAACATCGGCAATTCGGAACTGACCGCCGGCGAACTGCGCTCGCGCGGCTACTATCTCGGCTCGAACGTCTCCTACAATCTGAAGAAGCTTGTCGATCTCGGCTTCATCAATCACCAGCGCTCGCGCATCGACCGCCGTTCGGTGCGGGTTTCGCTGACGCCGAAGGGCAATGCGGTGGCGGAAGTCGTCGCCGGCCTCTACGAGCGCCATGTCGGCTCGATCGAGCAGGTCGGCGGCATCAACACCGAAGAATTCAAGCAGATGAACCGCGCCCTGCAGCGCCTCGACCGCTTCTGGAACGACACCATCGCCTATCGCATGTAA
- a CDS encoding enoyl-CoA hydratase/isomerase family protein has translation MDFGGGDEIRFERLGRAGIVTLTRPRALNAVTHRMVGAIDKALRAWERDDGVDAVVVRAEGRAFSAGGDILHIYEAGRAGKPPVDFFADEYRLNARIARFGKPYVALIDGIVMGGGVGISFHGSQRVMTENAQFAMPEVGIGFFPDVGASHLLPGLGGSFGIYLALTGNRIRYGDALWSGLATHTIMAQDQAGFLDRLIATGDPESALRGFSIPARRETDSPTLEAIARHFAQPSLGDVIASLERAAPADEFAAKTLATIRSRSPTSLHVAWRQINAGLTLSMDECMRMEFRILNRMLAGHDFYEGIRAAIIDKGSTPQWRPAGIDAVGAADVDAYFAPLGERELEL, from the coding sequence ATGGATTTTGGCGGCGGCGACGAGATCCGCTTCGAACGATTGGGCCGGGCAGGCATCGTCACGCTGACGCGGCCGCGGGCGCTCAACGCCGTCACCCATCGCATGGTCGGGGCAATCGACAAGGCGCTGCGCGCCTGGGAACGGGATGACGGCGTCGATGCCGTCGTCGTCAGGGCCGAGGGCAGGGCGTTTTCGGCCGGCGGCGACATCCTCCACATCTACGAGGCCGGCCGGGCGGGAAAACCGCCGGTCGATTTCTTCGCCGACGAATACCGGCTGAACGCCCGCATCGCGCGGTTCGGGAAACCTTATGTCGCGCTGATCGACGGCATCGTCATGGGCGGCGGCGTCGGCATCTCGTTCCACGGCTCGCAGCGGGTGATGACCGAGAACGCCCAGTTCGCCATGCCGGAAGTCGGCATCGGCTTTTTCCCGGATGTCGGCGCCAGTCATCTGCTGCCGGGCCTTGGCGGCAGTTTCGGCATCTATCTGGCCCTGACCGGAAACCGCATCCGCTATGGCGACGCCTTGTGGTCGGGCCTGGCGACGCATACGATCATGGCGCAGGACCAGGCCGGCTTTCTCGACCGGCTCATTGCGACCGGCGATCCGGAATCGGCGCTGCGCGGCTTTTCCATCCCGGCCCGGCGTGAAACGGACAGTCCGACATTGGAAGCGATCGCCCGGCATTTTGCGCAACCGTCGCTGGGTGACGTCATCGCCAGCCTGGAGCGCGCTGCACCAGCCGATGAATTCGCGGCAAAGACGCTGGCGACGATCCGCTCCCGCTCGCCGACCAGCCTGCATGTCGCCTGGCGCCAGATCAACGCCGGGCTGACGCTGTCGATGGACGAGTGCATGCGGATGGAGTTCCGCATCCTCAACCGCATGCTGGCGGGCCACGATTTCTACGAAGGCATCCGCGCCGCCATCATCGACAAGGGTTCGACGCCGCAATGGCGGCCGGCAGGCATCGACGCAGTCGGCGCTGCCGACGTTGATGCCTATTTCGCGCCGCTCGGCGAACGGGAACTCGAGCTGTGA
- the glyA gene encoding serine hydroxymethyltransferase, translating into MATATAVSNKFESFFETTLADADPEIFGAIRNELGRQRHEIELIASENIVSRAVLEAQGSIMTNKYAEGYPGKRYYGGCQFVDVAEDLAIERAKKLFGCNFANVQPNSGSQMNQAVFLALLQPGDTFMGLDLNSGGHLTHGSPVNMSGKWFKVVSYGVRRDDHLLDMDAIEKIAHETKPKLILAGGTAYSRVWDWKRFREIADSIGAYLMVDMAHIAGLVAGGVHPSPLPYAHVVTTTTHKSLRGPRGGMILCNDEDIAKKMNSAVFPGLQGGPLMHVIAAKAVALGEALKPSFKIYAESVAANAKALASSLQETGLDIVSGGTDNHLMLVDLRPKNATGKRAEAALGRANITCNKNGIPFDPEKPFVTSGVRLGTPAGTTRGFGQAEFREIGKLIAEVLDGLKAANSDEGNAAVEAAVKAKVGALTDRFPLYPYLG; encoded by the coding sequence ATGGCAACAGCAACGGCAGTGTCGAACAAATTCGAATCCTTCTTCGAAACCACGCTGGCCGATGCCGATCCTGAGATATTCGGCGCGATCCGCAACGAGCTCGGCCGCCAGCGCCACGAGATCGAACTGATCGCGTCGGAAAACATCGTCTCCCGCGCCGTGCTGGAGGCGCAGGGGTCGATCATGACCAACAAATACGCCGAGGGCTATCCGGGCAAGCGCTACTATGGCGGCTGCCAGTTCGTCGACGTGGCCGAGGACCTGGCCATCGAGCGTGCCAAAAAACTCTTCGGCTGCAACTTCGCCAACGTCCAGCCGAACTCCGGCAGCCAGATGAACCAGGCGGTGTTCCTGGCGCTGCTGCAGCCCGGCGACACCTTCATGGGGCTCGACCTGAACTCGGGCGGGCATCTGACCCATGGCTCGCCGGTCAACATGAGCGGCAAATGGTTCAAGGTCGTCTCCTACGGCGTGCGCAGGGACGACCATCTGCTCGACATGGATGCGATCGAGAAGATCGCCCATGAGACCAAGCCGAAGCTGATCCTGGCCGGCGGCACCGCCTATTCACGCGTCTGGGACTGGAAGCGTTTTCGCGAGATCGCCGACTCGATCGGCGCCTATCTGATGGTCGACATGGCGCATATCGCCGGCCTGGTCGCCGGCGGCGTGCATCCGTCGCCGCTGCCATATGCCCATGTGGTCACCACCACCACGCACAAATCGCTGCGCGGCCCACGCGGCGGTATGATCCTGTGCAACGACGAGGACATCGCCAAGAAGATGAATTCGGCCGTGTTTCCGGGCCTGCAGGGCGGGCCGCTGATGCATGTCATCGCCGCCAAGGCCGTGGCGCTCGGCGAAGCACTGAAGCCGAGCTTCAAGATCTATGCCGAGAGCGTCGCCGCCAATGCCAAGGCGCTGGCCTCCAGTCTGCAGGAGACCGGCCTCGACATCGTCTCCGGCGGCACCGACAATCATCTGATGCTGGTCGACCTGCGCCCGAAGAACGCCACCGGCAAGCGTGCCGAGGCAGCGCTTGGCCGCGCCAACATCACCTGCAACAAGAACGGCATTCCTTTCGATCCCGAAAAGCCGTTCGTCACCTCCGGTGTGCGGCTCGGCACGCCGGCCGGCACCACGCGTGGTTTCGGCCAGGCCGAGTTCCGCGAGATCGGCAAGCTGATCGCCGAGGTGCTGGACGGGCTCAAGGCCGCGAATTCCGACGAGGGCAATGCAGCCGTCGAGGCAGCGGTCAAGGCGAAGGTGGGAGCGTTGACGGATCGTTTTCCGCTCTATCCATATCTCGGTTGA
- a CDS encoding class I SAM-dependent methyltransferase, giving the protein MIEARRSATESEPAKVIDIGCSYGVNGALLKHGLSMDELYRLYEAAEAGDPGKLLQRDRDLYAEPADAALEMVGVDPAHRALSYAVDAGMLDAGVATDLEKDDPTPQDTAAIENADLIISTGCVGYVTETSLERLLETSLDSRPWMAHFVLRMFDFGASEEMLSRHGYVTEKLEGLFRQRRFASAEERQHVLDNLRRAGVDATGAEETGWYLAELHVA; this is encoded by the coding sequence TTGATCGAAGCGCGGCGGAGCGCCACCGAATCCGAACCGGCCAAGGTGATCGACATTGGCTGCTCTTATGGTGTCAATGGCGCGCTTCTCAAGCACGGACTTTCGATGGACGAACTCTACCGGCTCTACGAAGCGGCGGAGGCCGGCGACCCCGGGAAGCTCCTCCAGCGAGACCGCGATCTCTACGCCGAGCCGGCGGATGCTGCGCTCGAAATGGTCGGTGTCGATCCGGCGCATCGCGCGCTATCTTACGCTGTCGATGCGGGTATGCTCGATGCAGGTGTTGCGACCGATCTCGAGAAAGACGATCCCACGCCGCAAGACACGGCAGCGATCGAAAACGCCGACCTCATCATTTCGACCGGCTGCGTCGGCTACGTCACGGAGACCTCGCTGGAACGGCTTCTGGAAACGAGCCTGGACAGCCGCCCATGGATGGCGCATTTCGTGCTTCGCATGTTCGATTTCGGGGCCTCGGAAGAAATGCTGAGCCGGCATGGCTATGTCACGGAAAAGCTGGAGGGGCTGTTTCGGCAGCGGCGCTTTGCTTCCGCCGAGGAACGGCAGCATGTGCTCGACAACCTTCGCAGGGCGGGCGTCGATGCCACTGGCGCGGAGGAGACCGGCTGGTATCTTGCCGAGTTGCATGTCGCATGA
- the ribD gene encoding bifunctional diaminohydroxyphosphoribosylaminopyrimidine deaminase/5-amino-6-(5-phosphoribosylamino)uracil reductase RibD translates to MSMAGRSQAEQEVLDRRFMAAALRLSRKNAGRTSTNPSVGTLIVRDDGTGPMIVGAGVTAVGGRPHAETEALAEAGELARGATAYVTLEPCAHHGRTPPCASALVDAGVARVVGAASDPDPRVSGKGYAILRAAGVEVVEKVLEAEAAEQMAGYMIRSLKKRPEVILKLALSSDGKIGMEGQGQVSITGDIARREVYLMRAEADGILIGIGTALEDDPALTVRLPGLENRSPARIVLDRQIRLPETSKLVAGVDRVPLYVAACAEADPHRRAALERAGVRFIGTETYEGDIALPELLEDLAALGMASVLVEGGAKVAKAFLAEGLVDRIMLFQGQEPIGEGGIASPIDADHIPAGFRKLREMRFGEDHYAEWIRP, encoded by the coding sequence CTGAGCATGGCAGGGCGCAGCCAAGCCGAACAAGAGGTTCTTGATCGCCGCTTCATGGCGGCGGCCCTCAGGCTGTCGAGGAAGAACGCCGGGCGGACCTCGACCAATCCTTCGGTCGGCACGCTGATCGTGCGCGATGACGGCACCGGGCCGATGATCGTCGGCGCCGGCGTCACCGCTGTCGGCGGCCGGCCGCATGCCGAAACCGAGGCGTTGGCCGAGGCCGGCGAACTGGCACGCGGCGCCACCGCCTATGTCACCCTGGAGCCCTGCGCCCATCACGGCCGCACGCCGCCTTGCGCCAGTGCATTGGTCGATGCCGGCGTCGCACGGGTGGTCGGGGCCGCGAGCGACCCCGATCCACGAGTGTCCGGCAAGGGCTATGCGATCCTGCGCGCCGCCGGTGTCGAAGTGGTCGAAAAGGTGCTCGAGGCCGAAGCCGCCGAGCAGATGGCCGGCTATATGATTCGATCTCTCAAAAAACGCCCGGAAGTGATTCTGAAACTTGCGCTTTCCAGCGACGGCAAGATCGGCATGGAAGGCCAGGGGCAGGTTTCGATCACCGGCGACATCGCCCGGCGCGAAGTCTATCTGATGCGGGCCGAAGCCGACGGAATACTGATCGGCATCGGCACGGCGCTGGAGGACGATCCGGCGCTGACGGTGCGGTTGCCGGGGCTGGAGAACCGTTCGCCGGCGCGCATTGTGCTCGACCGCCAGATCAGGCTGCCGGAAACGTCGAAACTGGTCGCCGGCGTCGACCGGGTTCCGCTCTACGTCGCCGCCTGCGCCGAAGCCGACCCGCACCGGCGGGCCGCGCTCGAACGCGCCGGCGTGCGCTTCATCGGCACCGAGACGTATGAAGGCGATATTGCGCTGCCGGAACTGCTCGAGGATCTGGCCGCGCTCGGCATGGCGAGCGTGCTGGTCGAGGGCGGCGCCAAGGTGGCCAAGGCCTTCCTCGCCGAAGGGCTGGTCGACCGCATCATGCTGTTCCAGGGGCAGGAACCGATCGGCGAGGGCGGCATTGCATCGCCCATCGACGCCGACCATATCCCGGCGGGGTTCCGCAAATTGCGCGAGATGCGCTTTGGCGAAGATCATTACGCCGAGTGGATAAGACCATGA
- the nrdR gene encoding transcriptional regulator NrdR produces the protein MRCPYCQSEDTQVKDSRPAEDGAAIRRRRVCPDCGGRFTTFERVQLRDLVVVKKSGRKVPFDRDKLLRSVEIAVRKRNVDPERIDRAVTGIVRQLESSGETEVASGEVGRLVMEALKSLDDVAYVRFASVYRNFREAKDFHDVLGELKGDELKGDELKEEDAG, from the coding sequence ATGCGCTGTCCCTACTGCCAGTCCGAAGATACGCAGGTGAAGGATTCGCGACCCGCCGAAGACGGCGCGGCGATCCGCCGGCGGCGCGTCTGCCCCGATTGCGGCGGCCGCTTCACCACCTTCGAGCGCGTGCAGTTGCGCGATCTCGTCGTCGTTAAGAAATCCGGCCGCAAGGTGCCGTTCGATCGTGACAAGCTGCTGCGCTCGGTGGAGATCGCGGTGCGCAAGCGCAATGTCGATCCCGAGCGCATCGACCGTGCGGTGACCGGCATCGTGCGCCAGCTCGAAAGCTCGGGCGAGACCGAAGTCGCCTCGGGCGAGGTCGGCCGGCTGGTGATGGAGGCGCTGAAGTCGCTCGACGACGTCGCCTATGTGCGCTTCGCCTCGGTCTATCGCAATTTCCGCGAGGCCAAGGATTTCCACGACGTGCTAGGTGAACTGAAGGGTGACGAGCTCAAGGGCGACGAACTCAAGGAAGAGGACGCTGGCTGA
- a CDS encoding Na+/H+ antiporter gives MQVAIFILVVLVFVAVSGALVRLVRVPLPVLQIAIGAALAWPVRGIHVEIDPELFLLVFIPPLLFSDAVAAPKRELLALRGPILDLAIGLVFFTIVGFGYALHWLVPSIPLVVAFALAAVLSPTDAVAVSSIVDRNVVPARLMHILEGESLLNDASGLVMFRFAVAAALTGSFSFAAASLSFLYAVAAGILAGVAALIIATKTLQLLNRIGSVPAEAQVLVMILMPFIAYLGAEHVEASGILAAVTAGLLTGGSGIFRYLGVSARMQALSLWTTLSFVFNGALFILLGLQLPDIIRNVPPELSSRHWLIEPVATVLVLTLCLIGLRFLWIWVGDIAARLAARLGKRKAEPFGQRVRLAGSVAGVRGAITLAGILSLPLAMPDGSPFPARDVVIFLAAGVIICSLVIASLALPKIARGLVEPGEDPGAAEERLARVGAANAAIARIESIANDGSEGEEAGARLAIADSIVAGYRRRIAASDEADEARAEAREAGRLELELRLAGIEAERAAVRAMFRSREINDHTMRALFTEITLTEALLKGRQTRK, from the coding sequence ATGCAGGTCGCAATCTTCATCCTGGTCGTGCTCGTCTTCGTCGCGGTTTCCGGCGCGCTGGTCCGGCTGGTGCGGGTGCCGTTGCCGGTGTTGCAGATTGCCATAGGCGCCGCGCTCGCCTGGCCGGTGCGCGGCATCCATGTCGAGATCGATCCCGAGCTTTTCCTGCTGGTGTTCATCCCGCCGCTGCTGTTCAGCGACGCGGTAGCAGCACCCAAGCGCGAGTTGCTGGCGCTGCGCGGCCCCATCCTCGACCTTGCCATCGGGCTGGTCTTCTTCACCATCGTCGGCTTCGGCTACGCCTTGCACTGGCTGGTGCCGAGCATCCCCCTGGTCGTCGCTTTCGCGCTCGCAGCGGTGCTGTCGCCCACCGACGCCGTGGCCGTATCCTCGATCGTCGACAGGAATGTGGTTCCGGCGCGGCTGATGCACATTCTGGAAGGCGAGTCGCTGCTTAACGACGCGTCGGGGCTGGTGATGTTCCGCTTCGCCGTGGCGGCGGCGCTGACCGGCAGCTTCTCCTTCGCCGCCGCTTCGCTGAGTTTTCTCTATGCGGTCGCCGCCGGCATCCTGGCTGGCGTGGCGGCCTTGATTATTGCGACCAAAACGCTGCAACTTTTGAACCGCATCGGCAGTGTCCCGGCCGAGGCGCAAGTGCTGGTGATGATCCTGATGCCGTTCATCGCCTATCTCGGCGCCGAACATGTCGAAGCCTCGGGCATCCTGGCGGCGGTTACCGCCGGCCTGTTGACCGGTGGTTCCGGGATTTTCCGCTATCTCGGCGTCTCCGCTCGCATGCAGGCCCTGTCGCTATGGACGACGCTGTCCTTTGTCTTCAACGGCGCTCTGTTCATTCTGCTTGGCTTGCAGCTCCCCGACATCATCCGCAACGTGCCGCCCGAACTGAGCAGCCGGCATTGGCTGATCGAGCCGGTTGCCACGGTGCTGGTCCTGACGCTGTGCCTGATCGGCCTGCGCTTCCTGTGGATTTGGGTCGGTGACATCGCGGCGCGCCTTGCCGCGCGGCTCGGCAAGCGCAAGGCCGAGCCGTTCGGCCAGCGCGTGCGGCTCGCCGGTTCGGTGGCCGGCGTGCGTGGCGCCATCACGCTGGCCGGCATCCTGTCGCTGCCGCTCGCCATGCCCGACGGTTCACCCTTTCCGGCGCGCGACGTGGTCATCTTCCTCGCCGCCGGCGTCATCATCTGCTCGCTGGTGATCGCCAGCCTCGCCTTGCCGAAGATCGCGCGCGGGCTGGTCGAGCCGGGCGAGGATCCAGGCGCTGCCGAGGAGCGGCTGGCGCGTGTCGGCGCGGCCAACGCGGCCATCGCCCGCATCGAGAGCATTGCCAATGACGGCAGCGAAGGAGAGGAGGCCGGCGCCCGGCTGGCGATAGCCGACAGCATAGTCGCCGGCTACCGGCGCCGCATCGCCGCTTCCGACGAGGCCGATGAGGCGCGCGCCGAGGCCCGCGAAGCCGGGCGGCTGGAGCTCGAGCTGCGCCTGGCTGGCATCGAGGCAGAGCGCGCGGCCGTGCGCGCCATGTTTCGCAGCCGTGAAATCAACGATCATACGATGCGGGCGCTGTTTACCGAGATCACCCTCACCGAGGCCCTGCTAAAGGGCCGACAGACAAGAAAATAG
- a CDS encoding L,D-transpeptidase family protein — translation MRTSRRFFLSGASALAATMVAGGASAQDVIADILKSSGRSNWDDQFDARASQGGKVASTLPIVSLQTVAYTEQAIAQYQNIVMQGGWGPVPDTKKLQLGVVDPDVVPLRRRLMVSGDLAQGAGISEAFDSYVDSAVKRFQARHGLPADGTLGQYTYAAMNVSAQVRLGQLQTNLQRLNERAGTLGNRYVLVDIPGAQIEAVENDRVVLRHTAVVGKIDRQTPIVDSKINEIIVNPYWNAPVSIVRKDIIPLMRKDPNYLKDSKIRLFAPDGSEVDPLTVDWSTDDAEKYRFRQDPGSGNAMASVKINFPSPDGVYMHDTPQQSLFGKMMRFDSSGCVRVQNVRDLVTWILRDTPGWTRQHFEASIKSGENIPVQVTNPVPVYFLYISAWSTGPGVVQFRDDIYGLDGANELQITSAL, via the coding sequence ATGAGAACCAGTCGCCGTTTCTTCCTTTCCGGAGCCTCCGCGTTGGCAGCAACGATGGTCGCCGGTGGCGCCAGCGCGCAGGACGTGATCGCGGATATCCTGAAATCCTCGGGCCGCAGCAACTGGGACGACCAGTTCGACGCTCGCGCCAGCCAGGGCGGCAAGGTGGCCTCGACGCTGCCGATCGTCAGCCTGCAGACCGTTGCGTATACCGAGCAGGCGATCGCGCAATATCAGAACATTGTTATGCAGGGCGGTTGGGGGCCGGTTCCGGACACCAAGAAATTGCAGCTCGGCGTCGTTGACCCCGACGTGGTGCCGTTGCGCAGGCGCTTGATGGTTTCGGGCGACCTGGCGCAGGGCGCCGGCATTTCAGAGGCCTTCGATTCCTATGTCGACTCGGCGGTCAAGCGCTTCCAGGCGCGTCACGGCCTGCCCGCCGACGGGACCCTTGGCCAATATACGTATGCGGCGATGAATGTTTCGGCGCAGGTCCGGCTTGGCCAGCTGCAGACCAATCTGCAGCGGCTGAACGAGCGCGCCGGCACGCTGGGCAACCGTTATGTATTGGTCGATATCCCCGGCGCCCAGATCGAGGCGGTCGAGAACGACCGTGTCGTGCTGCGCCACACTGCCGTTGTCGGCAAGATCGACCGCCAGACGCCGATCGTCGATTCCAAGATCAACGAGATCATCGTCAATCCCTACTGGAACGCGCCCGTCTCGATCGTGCGCAAGGACATCATTCCGCTGATGCGGAAGGACCCCAACTATCTCAAGGACAGCAAAATCCGTCTGTTCGCGCCGGATGGCAGCGAGGTCGATCCGCTGACCGTCGACTGGTCGACCGACGACGCCGAGAAATACCGCTTTCGCCAGGATCCGGGCTCCGGCAATGCAATGGCCTCGGTCAAGATCAATTTCCCGAGCCCGGACGGCGTCTACATGCACGACACGCCGCAGCAGAGCCTGTTCGGCAAGATGATGCGTTTCGATTCCTCGGGCTGCGTGCGCGTCCAGAACGTGCGCGACCTCGTCACCTGGATCCTGCGCGACACGCCGGGCTGGACCCGCCAGCATTTCGAGGCTTCGATCAAGAGCGGCGAGAACATCCCGGTGCAGGTCACCAATCCGGTTCCGGTCTATTTCCTCTACATCTCGGCCTGGTCGACGGGGCCTGGCGTCGTGCAGTTCCGCGACGACATCTACGGGCTCGACGGAGCCAACGAGCTGCAGATCACCTCTGCGCTCTAA
- the ribH gene encoding 6,7-dimethyl-8-ribityllumazine synthase, which yields MAGTSQHGKAFIRPKKKAHLLVIEARFHDDLADALLEGATSALEEAGATYDVVTVPGSLEIPAVISFALDGAAEGGPSYDGFVALGTIVRGDTYHFDIVANESSRALMDLSVQEAVCIGNGILTTENDEQAWTRARRSEGDKGGFAARAALTMIALKQQLGERS from the coding sequence ATGGCTGGCACATCCCAACACGGCAAAGCGTTCATCCGCCCGAAGAAGAAGGCCCACCTTCTTGTCATCGAGGCGCGCTTCCACGACGATCTTGCCGACGCGCTGCTCGAAGGCGCGACAAGCGCGCTCGAGGAAGCGGGCGCGACATACGATGTCGTCACCGTTCCGGGTTCGCTCGAAATTCCCGCTGTGATTTCCTTCGCGCTCGACGGCGCCGCCGAAGGCGGGCCGAGCTATGACGGTTTTGTCGCCCTCGGCACCATCGTGCGCGGTGACACCTATCATTTCGACATCGTCGCCAATGAATCCAGCCGTGCCCTGATGGACCTCTCCGTGCAGGAAGCGGTCTGCATCGGCAACGGCATCCTGACCACCGAAAATGACGAGCAGGCCTGGACGCGGGCCAGACGTTCGGAGGGCGACAAGGGCGGCTTTGCCGCGCGTGCGGCGCTGACTATGATAGCCCTGAAGCAACAGCTGGGAGAGCGATCGTGA
- a CDS encoding riboflavin synthase: MFTGIVTDVGTVAAVKPLREGVGLRIDTAYDPQTIAIGASISCGGVCLTVTALPESGANARWFEVEAWEEALRLTTAMGWKSGTRINLERALKIGDELGGHIVSGHVDGRAEIVAREEEGDAVRFTLDAPRELAKFIAPKGSVALDGTSLTVNKVEGTRFDVLLIHHSLTVTTWGERQVGDRVNLEIDTMARYAARLAEAAKEGL; the protein is encoded by the coding sequence ATGTTTACCGGGATTGTCACCGATGTCGGCACCGTTGCTGCCGTGAAGCCGCTGCGAGAGGGCGTCGGCCTGCGCATCGATACCGCCTATGACCCGCAGACCATCGCCATCGGTGCCTCGATTTCCTGCGGCGGCGTCTGCCTGACGGTGACGGCGCTGCCGGAAAGCGGCGCCAATGCGCGCTGGTTCGAGGTCGAGGCCTGGGAAGAAGCGCTCAGGCTGACGACAGCCATGGGCTGGAAATCCGGCACGAGGATCAACCTGGAGCGGGCGCTGAAGATCGGCGACGAACTCGGCGGCCACATCGTATCGGGCCATGTCGACGGCAGGGCAGAGATCGTGGCGCGCGAGGAGGAGGGCGACGCCGTGCGCTTCACGCTGGACGCACCGCGCGAACTGGCCAAATTCATCGCACCCAAGGGCTCTGTCGCGCTCGACGGCACCTCGCTCACCGTCAACAAGGTCGAAGGCACCCGCTTCGACGTGCTTTTGATCCATCACTCGCTGACGGTGACCACCTGGGGCGAACGCCAGGTCGGCGACCGGGTCAATCTGGAAATCGACACCATGGCCCGTTACGCGGCGCGCTTGGCGGAGGCGGCGAAAGAGGGGCTTTGA
- a CDS encoding DUF6163 family protein has protein sequence MSEVTSRRVVLQPTMVEVIFAWFQRAISGYCLLFGILYWIRLIGFYPGALWRFDLMPVHWQVAAVMLAVFFPFAAAGLWMLASWGPVIWFICAVTETIMYAGFPELFGRRPLIVASHAAVALLYIVFRVVIWMQKRQTRR, from the coding sequence GTGAGCGAGGTCACGTCGAGACGCGTCGTGCTCCAGCCCACAATGGTGGAGGTCATCTTCGCCTGGTTCCAGCGCGCCATATCAGGCTACTGCCTGTTGTTCGGGATATTGTACTGGATCCGGCTGATCGGCTTCTACCCCGGCGCGTTGTGGCGCTTCGACCTGATGCCGGTGCATTGGCAGGTGGCGGCGGTGATGCTCGCCGTCTTCTTTCCCTTCGCCGCCGCCGGCCTGTGGATGCTGGCCTCCTGGGGGCCGGTGATCTGGTTCATCTGCGCGGTGACCGAAACCATCATGTATGCCGGCTTTCCCGAGCTCTTCGGCCGCCGGCCGCTGATCGTCGCCTCGCATGCGGCGGTGGCGCTGCTCTACATCGTCTTTCGCGTGGTGATCTGGATGCAGAAGCGCCAGACCCGGCGATAA